GCTCGGCCGGCAGCGGCTCGGTGGTGAACACGTCGAGCACCGCGCCGGCGATGGTCCGCGCCTTCACCGCCTCGATCAGGTCGGCGTCCACCACCAGTTCGCCGCGGCCGAAGTTCAGCAGATACGCGGTCGGCTTCATGCGCTTGAGCCGCGTCGCATTCATGAAGCCCCGCGTCTCGCGCGTGACCGGCAGGAGCAGGAGCACGAAGTCGGAGGTTCCGAGCACCTCCTCGGTGCCCTCGGGCCCGAGCACGCGCTCCACGTGGGGCATCGGCGCCGGAGTGCGCCGCGTGCCGACGACGCGCATCTCGAGTATCTCGGCCTTGCGCGCCAGCTCCTGGCCGATCACCCCGAGGCCGAGGATGCCCAGGGTCTTGCCGGCCAGTGTCTCGGACACGCGCCGCCGCCAGCGCCGCTCGCGCTGATCCATCACGATGCCCGCGTACGGCTTGGTCAGATGGAAGAGCGCGCCCAGGATGTTCTCCGGCATCTGCACGCGGTGGGTGCCGCGGGCGCAGGTGAGGGTCACCGCGGCGGGCAGGTCGGGCAGCGCCAGCCAGCCCTCCACGCCCGCGGTGATCGTCTGGATCCAGCGGAGGCGCGGCATGCGCGAGAGCAGGCCCGCCCCCGCGCGGAAGGCGAGCATCGCCTCGCATCGCGCGAGCAGTTCGGGCGCGGGCTCCTCGGCCATCGGGACCGAGACGACATCCAGGCGCGAGTCCAGGCCCGCGCGCTCGAGCGCCTGACGGTACGGGCCGGGCTCGGGAATCCACAACAGCACCAGGGGCCTGTCGGTAGTGGTCATGGCAGGGGAGTGTAGACCTGCGCCGACGCCACGGGCAAGCGGGGCGGGTTGCCGTCCGTCCCACGCTTCGGTATCGTCCAGTCGCCATGGAGCATGCGACGTGCGCGCGCTGGTGATCGGCGCCTCGGGCCAGGTCGGGGCCGCGCTCCTGCACGCGCTGCGCGAGCGCGGCCACCACGCGGTGGGCACGCGGGCGCATCACGAGCGGCCGGGACTCGTGCCGCTCGATTTCACGGCCGCCGGCGCCGTCGAGCGCATGATCGGAGAGACCCGGCCCGACTGGGTCATCTGTCCGGCCGCGCTGAGCCACGTGGACTACTGCGAGGAGCATCCCGACGAGGCGTTCGCGGTGAACCTGCACGCGCCGGTGGCCGCGGCCCGGGCCGCCGCGCGCGCCGGCGCCGGCTTCGTCTACTACTCCTCGGACTACGTCTTCGACGGCGTCGGCGGCCCGTTCGCCGAGGACGCCCCGCCCCGACCCCTCGGCGTGTACGGGCAGAGCAAGGCGCAGGGCGAGCGCGCGGTGCTGGCCGCGCTGGATCGCGCGCTGGTCGTGCGGACCAGCGTGGTGTACGGCCCCGAGCACCAGGAGAAGAACTTCGTCTACCAGCTCATCCGCG
Above is a window of Candidatus Methylomirabilota bacterium DNA encoding:
- a CDS encoding D-2-hydroxyacid dehydrogenase, with translation MTTTDRPLVLLWIPEPGPYRQALERAGLDSRLDVVSVPMAEEPAPELLARCEAMLAFRAGAGLLSRMPRLRWIQTITAGVEGWLALPDLPAAVTLTCARGTHRVQMPENILGALFHLTKPYAGIVMDQRERRWRRRVSETLAGKTLGILGLGVIGQELARKAEILEMRVVGTRRTPAPMPHVERVLGPEGTEEVLGTSDFVLLLLPVTRETRGFMNATRLKRMKPTAYLLNFGRGELVVDADLIEAVKARTIAGAVLDVFTTEPLPAEHPFWVTEGITVLPHIGGLHPGRDHIVAGLFIENMERFLEGRALRETVDRARGY
- a CDS encoding SDR family oxidoreductase is translated as MRALVIGASGQVGAALLHALRERGHHAVGTRAHHERPGLVPLDFTAAGAVERMIGETRPDWVICPAALSHVDYCEEHPDEAFAVNLHAPVAAARAAARAGAGFVYYSSDYVFDGVGGPFAEDAPPRPLGVYGQSKAQGERAVLAALDRALVVRTSVVYGPEHQEKNFVYQLIRACRGGTGFRPAVDQRASPSYNPDVATATVECCEREERGIWHLAGADTIDRMAFARLICHVFDLDGSRLTPSLTAELGQKAARPLDGGLSITKARTLLKTPLRGAEDGLRAMRTALAAGHRGARPPA